A segment of the uncultured Desulfobulbus sp. genome:
GTGTCGATGTCGGAGAGGGGATTGTCGTTGAGTTCCCCCTGCTGAGCAAGAAACTGGAAAAATGCGCGTAAGGCCGCCAAGCGCCGTGCATTGGAGCGGGCGCTGATGCCCCGTTTGTGGCAGGAGCGGAAATACTGCTGGACCGTTTCCCGGGTTATCTCGGTGAGCGCCCCTTGCTGGAAGCGAAGAAACGAACGAAGGTCGGCCTCGTAAGCGGCCACCGTGTTGGCGGCCAGCCGACGCTGGATGGTGAGATGCTGCAGAAAACGCTGCAACAGTTCAAGCCGCTGGTTGATGGCCGTCCCTCATCAAGGAAGATGGTTCCGTCAAAAGTCTGGAAGCAAAAAATGTACCCCGGACGTCCCCCGGTGCGGGGCGGGAAAAGAATCAAAAAAAAACCCCGGGTTGAACCGGGGTTTTTTATCAACCGCGATTTTTCATCCGGTTGAATTTGCGAAGTTTACGCAGGGCTTCCGCTGCTTTACGGCGTTTCTTCACGCTGGGTTTTTCATAGTATTCACGCCGTTTCAGCTCGCGTTTGATACCGTCGATCTGCAGTTTTTTCTTCAGCTGCCTGATCGCGTATTCAAGGTCACCTCTGACATCTACTTCGATCATATTGCATCACTTCCTTTGGTGGTTGGCCTGAGCCATTAATAAAATATAAGTTATAAACGAATTAAACTAGCCGTTTTGCAGGTGGATGTCAAAACAAATTGCTGAACATCTGTCCTTTTTTCAACCCTTTTTTTGAGGGGCGGCTATTCCGGCGATCGCATGGCCTTGGTTGCCTTTTCATTGTTTTTCTCTGTTATGATGGTAACATGCCCCTATGAGGGAGGGGAGCAGAGGATCCCTTTATACAGACAACGGGAGGTCACATGACAAAGACGCGATTGGCATTGATTGCCGGTGGAACATCAGATGAACGGGAAGTCTCCTTGCGCGGTGCCGCTGGAGTGGAAAAAGCGCTTGATCCCGAAAAATACGAAGTGGTCCGCTACGACCCGGCCACAGATCTGGCCCGCATCGCGGCCGATGCCGATACGATAGATGTCGCCTTCCTCCTGCTGCACGGCGTGAATGGCGAGGATGGCACCATCCAGGGCTTTCTCGACCTGCTTTCCATACCCTATCAGGGGGCTGGGGTGCTCGGCAGTGCTCTGGCCATGGATAAAAACCTGGCCAAGACCATGTACAAGCTCAACGGCCTGCCCGTGGCCCCCTGGGTGATGGTTGAAGCAGGCGATCTCAAGGATAGCACCAGGATTCTCGCCGAGGTCGGCCTGCCCTGCGTGGTCAAGCCGGTTCGCCAGGGGTCGTCCATCGGCATGTCGATCGTGCGCAGCGAAGACAAACTGGTCGCCGCACTGCGGCTTGCGCTCAAACATGACAACGAGGTCATGGTCGAGGCCCATATCAAGGGGCGGGAGTTGACGGTCGGGGTCCTGGGCAACAGGGAGGTGCAGCCGCTGCCGCTGATCGAGATTATTCCCAATGCCCAGTATGAATTTTTTGATTACGAGGCCAAGTACCAGCCGGGGGCGAGCAGGGAGATCTGCCCGGCGCCGGTGGATGAGCAGATTCGCGAAAAGGCGCAGCACTATGCGGTGGTGGCCCACCGCTGCCTGCAGCTGCGCGGCTACAGCCGGACCGATATGATGCTCAGCGGCGATGAACTCTATCTCCTCGAAACCAACACCATTCCCGGCATGACCCCCACCAGCCTGCTGCCCCAGGCCGCGGCCGAGGCGGGCATTCCCTTTGCCCAGTTGCTTGATCGTCTGATTGAGCTGGCCATGGAGAAGCCGGCCAGGATCGAGGGGTAAAAAAACACCACAGCCGTACCGTAAAAACGGTACGGCTGTGGTTGTGATGCAGGGAAAAAACGACCGTTAGAACCGGGTTTCGAAATAGGGTTCCAGCACCTTGGGAATCTTGACGCTGCCGTCGGCCTGCTGATAGTTCTCCAGGATGGCCAGCAGGGTACGGCCCACGGCCAAACCGGAGCCGTTCAAGGTATGGACCAGACGGCTCTTTTTCTCCCCTTTGGGCCGATAGCGGATACCGGCGCGGCGGGCCTGGAAGTCGAGGAAGTTGGAGCAGGAGGAGATCTCGCGGTAGGTGTTCTGCCCCGGCAGCCAGACCTCGATATCGTAGGTCTTGGCCGAAGAGAAGCCGAGATCGCCACTGCAGAGGTTGATGACCCGGTAAGGCAGCTCGAGAAGCTGCAGCACCTCTTCGGCATCACTGAGCAGGGACTCGAGTTCGTTCCAGGAATCCTCCGGACGGGTGAACTTGACCAGCTCGACCTTCTCGAACTGATGCTGGCGAATCAGGCCGCGGGTATCCTTGCCGTAGGACCCTGCCTCGGAACGAAAGCAGGGGGTGTAGGCGGTATACTTGATCGGCAGGTCCGCCTCGTCGATGGTCTCTCCGGCAAAGATATTGGTCACCGGTACCTCGGCGGTGGGGATCAGCCACAGGTCCCAGCCCTCGAGCTTGAACAGGTCTTCCTTGAATTTGGGCAGCTGGCCGGTGCCGGTCATAGTTTTGGAGTTGACCATGAACGGCGGCAGCACCTCGGTGTAGCCGTGGCGCTGGGTGTGGAGGTCGATAAAGAAGCTGACCAGAGCCCGGGAGAGGCGGGCGCCGAAGCCCTTGAGCAGGGCAAAGCGGGCCCCGGCCAGGCGGGCGGCGGTTTCGAAATCAAGGATGCCCTGCTTTTCGCCGATTTCCCAGTGGGACAGCGGCGCAAAGGAGAATTCGGGAATATCGCCCCAGCGTTTGATCTCCACGTTGTCCGCTTCATCCCGTCCCTCGGGGACCGAATCGTCCGCGAGGTTGGGGATCGACATGATCACATCCTGCAGTGCTTCCTCAATGGCCGCCAGCTCGCCGTCGATCTCCTTGATCCGCTCCGACACCGTTTTCATCTCGGCGATCATCGGTTCGGCCTCACTGTGCTGGCCGGACTGTTTGAGGCCGGCAATGGTCTTGGAAACCGTGTTGCGCTGGTTTTTCAACGCCTCTGTTTCGGCAAGGGCGGTCAGGCGGCGACCGTCGATTGCTGCAAATCGATCAATGAGTTGCGGGTCAACGCCGCGGAGAAGGCTTTTTCTTCGTACCAGTTCCAGGTTTTCCCTGACAAAGCGTAATTCAAGCATGGTCTCGTCTGTGGACAGTTTGTATGAGGGGTGAGATGGTGAACTCCAGGATGTTCCGAGGTATTGTCGGTTCACCCCGCTTTTATCACGGCCTCCGGGTAAACGCAATGGGTATTCAATTGCTTTTATCCGTCTGTTTTGCTACTTTTTTCCCGTTGTTGTCCGCTGTAAATTCCACTTGTCCCCGTTCCTATCTGCCATGGCCGAATCACTGAAATCCTTTGCTATCTTTATCGTCGAACTCCGTAATTCCTTGAAGATGCTTGGGATTGCCGTACTGAGCTCCACCGTGCTCCTCTTTTTTCTTTCCAGTCGGCTGCTCACGGTTTTTCAGCACCATCTCGGCGAGCATCTCTATTTTTTCTCCGTGGCCGGCCCCTTTCTCGCCCATGTCAAGTTGGCCTTTTTCGGCGCGCTCTATATCCTGATGCCGCTGTGCATGTACGTGCTGTGGAAGGCGGTGGGCAAGCCGTTTCAGGTGACCGGCCGCAGGCTGACTTGGTTTGTCACCGCAACCTGCTGCCTGTTTTATTGTGGCACCGTCTTCTGCTATCTGGTCACCTTGCCCTTCGGCATCCAGTTTTTGCTCAGTTTTCAGTCCCAGGATCTGCAGGCGGTGATTTCCATCAGCCGATTCGTCAATTTCGTGGTACTGTTTCTTCTGGGTTTCGGCCTGGTGTTCGAATTGCCGGTGTTCATGGTCTTTACCGCCCAGGTCGGCTTGATCTCGGCGGCGGCCTTTGCCCGGCATCGCCGCTATGCGATCCTCGCCATCGCCATCCTTGCCGCCCTGCTCACGCCAACCCCGGATCTGGTGAACATGGCCCTGATGGGAGCGCCGCTGTATCTGCTCTACGAGTCGGGTATTCTCCTGATCCGTCTCCTTGGCAGAGGGACACCGCCGGTGAGCCGATAACCCCCTGCCTGCCGGTTGGGGACGGCTAGTAGGAGAGGACGTCGATCCCGTGTTCGCGCAGGAGGGCCGTGGTGACCCCTGCCGTGGGGGCCAATCCACAGGATGGGCTCTTGGATTTAAGCAGGCAGCAGCTGACGTTGAGCATCTGCGCGATGTGCAGCACCATCTGCGCGCCTCTGATGAAGTGAGCGGTCCGGTCGATGCCGTCTCTGTCGAGGACGCGCGCGGATCCGGCCAGCACGGCATGGCCGTCGCCACCGACGATTTCAGCCGCAATGCGCGGCGTGGGCAACCCCCCGAGCTGTTCCGGGCAAACCGGGCACCAGTGGTAGTCGTTGAGATCCTGGAGGCACTGGGGATTGGCTTTGCTCTTGCCGTCGTAACGGGTGCAGAGGCCGATCAGGCAGGCACTGACCAGGCAGCGGGGGGTTGTGCTGTTCATAAGGACTATGTGAGAGTTATTGAAGCTATGGCGATACGAAAGAGAGAGGAAGATGGGGTGCGCGATAGCAAGATGCTGTGGCTTATAGGCAGTATTGTCGTCATCGTTTTCCTGGTGTGGATAGTGTTCGCTCCTGGGCGCGGATTTTTTCATTATGTTCAACTGCACCGGGAAATCAGCTCCTTGGCAGAGGAAAATGCACGCCTTGAGGCGAAAAATGTCGAGCTTGCCGAAGATATCAAAAAACTGCAATCGGATAATGCTTATCTTGAAAAAATAGCCCGGGAAAAACACGGACTCCTGAAGAAGGACGAGATGGTGTTTGATTTTAACAGGCCGGCGAAAAAGAAATGAGCCCTCCCCAGCAGGATACGAGCGACTCCCCGTCTATCGGTGCTGCTCAGCCGCTGAACCGGCAAATTGCTGTGTACCTGGCCGGTGCCCTGAGAAAACACCTGCTTTTGCATCAGCAGGTGGGTATAGGGAACTATGGGCAAAGCGAGGTGATCGACCGATTTTTGCGGCCGCAACGGCAACCGGCCGTCAAGGCGCCTGCCCGTGCCCCAGGGCAAAGTCCTGCTCTCGCGCCGGGCAAAGAGTCGGCCAAGAAAAGGCCGGCGGCCATTGGCCAGTCCGTGGAGCAGGTGGCGGATGTGATGCAGGACGTGCAGACATGTGCGGGCTGCGACCTGGCTGCAACCGCTCTCCGCGTGCCCGGGCAGGGAAAAAAAGGCGCCCGCCTGCTGATTGTCGGTGATTCCCCCCAATCCGCTGCGCAGGGGGCGGTCCTCTTTGGCCAGGCGGAAGACCAGTTGTTGTGGAAGATGATGCAGGCTATTGGCTTGCATCCCGGCGATGTCTACGTGACCAATGTGGTCAAATGTTGTCCCGGCGAAGACGCATCCCCGTCCGGAGCAAGCGAGCAGGCCTGTCGGGGGTATCTGTATCGGGAGATTGCAGCGGTGCAGCCCCGGGTCATCCTCGCCATGGGAGCGGTGGCCGCCCGGGCCGTCCTCGGAAGCGAGGTATCGGTGTTTCGCCTGCGCGGGCGTCTCCATGCAACCCGCTTTATCGACGCGTTCGGTGCACCGATTCCGGTGATGGTCAGTTTTCACCCCCGCTTTCTTCTGGAACAACCCAAGATGAAGAAGGCCTCGTGGCAGGACCTGCAGATTGTCCAGCGGCAACTTCTGGCATCGATGAAGGGAAACAATGCCGGCAGCTAATGGACACGGAAACCGTCCTCAACCGTCGAGAAGTTGTGTGAGCGACAGGCAGAAAACAAAAAAATCCATGAACAGAGAGGAACAGGAGGCTGCATGGCAGTTTTTGAGATCAGACATCCACTGGTGAAGCATAAGCTGGGATTGCTGCGGGAGCGGGATATTTCCACCAAGGACTTTCGCGAGCTCGCCTCGGAGGTCGGCATGCTGCTCGCCTATGAAGCCACCCGCAATCTGCCTTCCGAAAAGGTGACCATTGATACCTGGGCCGGGCAGACCGAGGTCGATCGCATCAAGGGCAAGAAAATCACCATTGTCCCCATTCTCCGGGCAGGGCTGGGGATGATGGACGGGGTGCTCAAGGCCGTGCCCAATGCCAAGGTCTCGGTGGTCGGGCTGTATCGGGACGAGCAGACGTTGCAGCCGGTGACTTATTTTGAAAAGCTGGTACAGGACATCGATCAGCGGCAGGCAATGATTCTTGACCCGATGCTGGCCACCGGCGGAACACTCCTGGCCACCATCGACATGCTGAAGAAAGCCGGATGCCGGGAGATCATCGGCATCTTTCTCGTGGCCGCGCCCGAAGGCATCAAGAAGCTGGAGCAGCAGCACCCGGATGTGGACATCTATGTGGCCGCGGTTGACGAGCGCCTCAACGAAAACGGCTATATCCTGCCTGGTCTCGGGGATGCCGGCGACAAGATCTTCGGCACCAAGTAACCACCACCGGCCAGGTGCGGTGCAGGCAATGCGGTCTTAGGATTTGCTGCGTCCGGAGACAAAGAGTTCAAATACCTTTTCAAAGACAAAGGGGATGGCTGCGGCCTGGGCATTGGCGGACCCGGCATAGGCCTTGGTCAGTTCAAAGGCGCGTTCAAAGGCCTCCTCATAGTCGGATGCGGTGTTTTTATTCATGATCTTCACCAGTTCGTCAGCCAGATGTTCTTCCATGTGCTCACCGTGTGTCAGAGATGTGTTGCCCAGGGACAGGGAGACATGTCCCTTGTACATGCAGAAATTCTGCGCATGATAGGGTGGAAACACGCTTTGGCCAAGAGTTTTTTTGGCGGCCATGGGGCGCGCCACCGCGAAGATCTTCCGCTCAGGCCTTGTCGATGGAGCGCCCTCCCGGAGTGTGAACCTCTTGTGCCAGGCACGTATGACTACAGGCTGCAATATGCCGCTTTCTTCAGAGCTATCCATGATCGATCAGCGACAGTATTCGTTCATTCGCCGTTGTGTCAGTGACATCATCTACGGGTTGATTGACGGCTTGACCCATTTTTCCGGGACCAGCCGTGCTGCGGTTATCTTTGCCCTGCGGCCGGATGGCCCTATGTTGCTCTGCGATCCGCAAAACCTGCTGCGGGGACATGAACCCATCTTTAAAAGTTTGTATGTCGACAATCAGCAGTGGCGCGAGAAGGCCGAGGTGCCGGTCGACAGCAAGCAGTTTGCCGAAATTACCCCGGTCAAGGATCCCGGCCTGGCAGGTCTGCTGTCAAACGGGGGCTATTCCGGCGCGGTGTTTTTTCAGCAGTGGTTCACCGAGCACCACCCGGATCTCTGCTCAACCGGCCCCACCCAGTGCTGGCTTGAGCACGCGGCCTGGCGGTTTTCCCACGACATGGCCAACGACAAGGAACTCTATACCGGCATCTCCGGCTATTTTTTACGGGAATACGCCACCCACGCGGTCCGTGATTACATTATAGACCAGATGAATCTTCTGCTCGGCTGGGATAGCCCGGTCCGCATCTACCCGGTGCTCGATGCGGTGCTGATGATCTCGGAAACAAGGGAGGAGGGTTCCTGGCCCGAGGGGCGGCTGTTGGTGGTGGACCCCTGTATGCTGGAGCAACTTCATTTTCTGGTGAAGTTTCAGGAAAGCGTCCGCCCGCAGCTGATCAACTACAAGCATGTGCGCAAGTTGTTGTTGACGGTGGAGCATTCCGGTCGCCATCTGGTCACCGACGGCCGTGCGATTCTGGGGATCTGCGGAGATACGCTGCCGACCTTTTCGATCTGTGCCGATTTTCGCGGCCGCCACGGTTTTTTGAAGGTGAACCGCAACAAGGTCTGCAGTTTTGCAGATGGCCGTTTCAGCTCAACCACCTATCAGGCCAAGCTGGTGCAGCTGGAGGAGTTGCTGCTGGAGACCGACCTTGATCGGATGAAAAGCTATTTCCTTTTCAAGATCGTGGTCTCGCTGGTGCATCATTCGCAGCAGCGCAAGCACGGCTGTACGGTTGTGCTCGACCTGAACGAGGTTCCGGTGCCCATTTCCGGGCAAACCCTGTCGCCGCCGCTTGATCTGCGCAAACCCTACATGTTGAAAATGGTCAAGTCCCTGGCCAAGGTCGACGGCGCTCTCCACATCGGTGCGGATATGCACCTGCACGGCTTTGCCTGCCTGCTCGACGGGCGGTCCTTTCCGGGCGAGGATCTGGCCCGGGGTGCCCGCTATAATTCAGCCCTGCGCTTTACCGCCGAACACGCCAACATTATAGTGGTGGTCGTTTCCTCGGACCGTCCGGTGTCGGTGATTCATCAGGGCCTGGATGTGCATGGAGTCTGTTCCTGGGAACAGAAGGGCGGCTGTATCTACAACCTGGATCGGCTCGATTACTGGGTAGGCCTGTAGGTCCTCGGCTTACCGGCAAAAATTGCGGACCTCCGGCTCCTGCTGGGCGGCATAGGCCTTGGCGAGCAGGGGGGTGAGTTTGCCCTTGCAGGTTTTCAGCGGCGGCAGGAGCGGGAAGGCCGGCAGCAGGGTTTCGGCGCCGTTCGGGGCCTGGAGGCGCAACTTCTCTTCCATATAGGTGTCGCGCAGCGGCGAGAGTTCACTGGGCATGGTGTCGTCGCCACTGTCCAGGCGTCTGAGAAAGCCCATCATGGACCCCATATCGTTTTTCCGCTCAAAGGTTGCGATTTCCGTGGCAATGGCCTGCCCCTCCTTGACGAGCCTGTCCATGGTGCCGGCATACTCTTCCAGCCCTTGTTGCAGGCGCAGGTAGACATCAAAAAACAGGTTGTTGAAGCGCATGTGGCGGGTGAATCCATGAATGGGCTGGCCTGCGAACAGGCGGCGGCGAATGGAGTCGGAGTTGAGAAGGTAGGGATCGAGAAAGACCGGGTCGCGAAAGCCGGTCACTTGAAAAAATTCTCGAATCAACGGTTCGCGCTGGAGCAGGATGTAGAGCCGGACCAGGTCAAAGCCGACCCCGTTTTCCAGCTGGCGGTAGGCCAGGAGAATCTGTTCGTTGTAGAGGCGGCTGTCATCCTCGATCATCTTACGAAATCCGAAATACCGGTCAGCGATCTCCTTCTTGATTTCCAGGGACAGCATTTCTTCCATGCCGTGCATAGGTGGACTCCTTGGTAGGGCGATCAGTGGGCGAAAGGACAGGACGCAACGGTGCTTTATCCGATATATAATAGTCAGCCTCGAGGAAAAATGCTGCAGTGCTTGTCCCGTTTCCGCGGATTTCCCTGAGAAAATACGTTCTGGTCCGTTGTTGTATGTCCCGGATCCCTGGTTGTTCGTGTGTAGCCGGGAAGATTGTCGGGAGTTTGTCGAATGCGTTTGTGCTTCGTGGTAATTGTGTATGTCCCTTTCTTTTTCCCGTGATCAGATCAAGGCCTCGGTGAAGGAGGCCGCCGATATTGTGCAGGTCATCGGCGAGCATGTCGAGTTGAAACGTGCTGGTGCGCGCTTTACCGGATGTTGCCCCTTTCATAACGAAAAAACGCCCTCATTTTCCGTCAATCCCCAGGGGCAGTTCTATCATTGCTTCGGTTGCGGCGAGCACGGCGATGTGTTTTCCTTTGTGATGAAATTTCATCACATGGATTTCCCCGATGCGCTGAAGATGCTTGCGCAAAAATATGGGATCGAATTACCCGAACGGCAGCTCTCCCCGTCCGAACAGGCCCATCTCCGCCAGCGCGATGCGCTCTACCAGGCCAACGAGGAGGCGGTGCTTGTCTATCAGCAGTGTCTGCGCCATCCCAAATGGGGCAGGGACGCCCGCGCCTACCTGGAGCGCCGCGGTGTGCCCCAGGAGTTTATCGAGCGATATCGGCTTGGCTATGCGCCGCATCCCGACCAGGTAGGCTGGAGCTATCTCTTTGAACAGCTGCGGGCCAAGGGGGTGGATGCCGAGATTCTTGAGCAGGTGGGCTTGGCGGTGCGCAAAGACCGTGGCGGCCATTACGATCGTTTTCGTTCGCGCATTCTTTTTCCGATCACCGACATGACCGGTCGGGTGGTGGCCTTTGGCGGCCGTATTCTGGGGGAAGGCAATCCCAAGTATATGAATTCACCCGAGAGCCCAATTTTCGAAAAGAATCGGCTGCTCTTCGGCCTGCAGCCGCATCGCCAGGCGATTCGTCAGGCAAGGCGGGCCCTGGTAGTCGAGGGCAACTTTGACCTGCTCTCCCTGGTGGTGCACGGGATTGAAAACGTGGTCGCCCCGCTGGGGACGGCCCTGACCAGAAATCATATTCATTCCCTGCGCAGTTATGCCGACGAAGTGGTGCTCTTGTTTGATGCCGATGCCGCCGGGCTCAAGGCCGCCATGCGCAGTATCCCCTTTCTTCTTGCGGAACGGGTCGACGGCCGGGTGGCGCTGCTACCCGCGGGACACGACCCGGACAGTTTCG
Coding sequences within it:
- the rpsU gene encoding 30S ribosomal protein S21, producing the protein MIEVDVRGDLEYAIRQLKKKLQIDGIKRELKRREYYEKPSVKKRRKAAEALRKLRKFNRMKNRG
- a CDS encoding D-alanine--D-alanine ligase — protein: MTKTRLALIAGGTSDEREVSLRGAAGVEKALDPEKYEVVRYDPATDLARIAADADTIDVAFLLLHGVNGEDGTIQGFLDLLSIPYQGAGVLGSALAMDKNLAKTMYKLNGLPVAPWVMVEAGDLKDSTRILAEVGLPCVVKPVRQGSSIGMSIVRSEDKLVAALRLALKHDNEVMVEAHIKGRELTVGVLGNREVQPLPLIEIIPNAQYEFFDYEAKYQPGASREICPAPVDEQIREKAQHYAVVAHRCLQLRGYSRTDMMLSGDELYLLETNTIPGMTPTSLLPQAAAEAGIPFAQLLDRLIELAMEKPARIEG
- the serS gene encoding serine--tRNA ligase, producing MLELRFVRENLELVRRKSLLRGVDPQLIDRFAAIDGRRLTALAETEALKNQRNTVSKTIAGLKQSGQHSEAEPMIAEMKTVSERIKEIDGELAAIEEALQDVIMSIPNLADDSVPEGRDEADNVEIKRWGDIPEFSFAPLSHWEIGEKQGILDFETAARLAGARFALLKGFGARLSRALVSFFIDLHTQRHGYTEVLPPFMVNSKTMTGTGQLPKFKEDLFKLEGWDLWLIPTAEVPVTNIFAGETIDEADLPIKYTAYTPCFRSEAGSYGKDTRGLIRQHQFEKVELVKFTRPEDSWNELESLLSDAEEVLQLLELPYRVINLCSGDLGFSSAKTYDIEVWLPGQNTYREISSCSNFLDFQARRAGIRYRPKGEKKSRLVHTLNGSGLAVGRTLLAILENYQQADGSVKIPKVLEPYFETRF
- a CDS encoding twin-arginine translocase subunit TatC; amino-acid sequence: MAESLKSFAIFIVELRNSLKMLGIAVLSSTVLLFFLSSRLLTVFQHHLGEHLYFFSVAGPFLAHVKLAFFGALYILMPLCMYVLWKAVGKPFQVTGRRLTWFVTATCCLFYCGTVFCYLVTLPFGIQFLLSFQSQDLQAVISISRFVNFVVLFLLGFGLVFELPVFMVFTAQVGLISAAAFARHRRYAILAIAILAALLTPTPDLVNMALMGAPLYLLYESGILLIRLLGRGTPPVSR
- a CDS encoding DUF523 domain-containing protein, with the translated sequence MNSTTPRCLVSACLIGLCTRYDGKSKANPQCLQDLNDYHWCPVCPEQLGGLPTPRIAAEIVGGDGHAVLAGSARVLDRDGIDRTAHFIRGAQMVLHIAQMLNVSCCLLKSKSPSCGLAPTAGVTTALLREHGIDVLSY
- a CDS encoding septum formation initiator family protein, with translation MRVIEAMAIRKREEDGVRDSKMLWLIGSIVVIVFLVWIVFAPGRGFFHYVQLHREISSLAEENARLEAKNVELAEDIKKLQSDNAYLEKIAREKHGLLKKDEMVFDFNRPAKKK
- a CDS encoding uracil-DNA glycosylase encodes the protein MSPPQQDTSDSPSIGAAQPLNRQIAVYLAGALRKHLLLHQQVGIGNYGQSEVIDRFLRPQRQPAVKAPARAPGQSPALAPGKESAKKRPAAIGQSVEQVADVMQDVQTCAGCDLAATALRVPGQGKKGARLLIVGDSPQSAAQGAVLFGQAEDQLLWKMMQAIGLHPGDVYVTNVVKCCPGEDASPSGASEQACRGYLYREIAAVQPRVILAMGAVAARAVLGSEVSVFRLRGRLHATRFIDAFGAPIPVMVSFHPRFLLEQPKMKKASWQDLQIVQRQLLASMKGNNAGS
- the upp gene encoding uracil phosphoribosyltransferase — translated: MAVFEIRHPLVKHKLGLLRERDISTKDFRELASEVGMLLAYEATRNLPSEKVTIDTWAGQTEVDRIKGKKITIVPILRAGLGMMDGVLKAVPNAKVSVVGLYRDEQTLQPVTYFEKLVQDIDQRQAMILDPMLATGGTLLATIDMLKKAGCREIIGIFLVAAPEGIKKLEQQHPDVDIYVAAVDERLNENGYILPGLGDAGDKIFGTK
- a CDS encoding DNA integrity scanning protein DisA nucleotide-binding domain protein, with the protein product MPLSSELSMIDQRQYSFIRRCVSDIIYGLIDGLTHFSGTSRAAVIFALRPDGPMLLCDPQNLLRGHEPIFKSLYVDNQQWREKAEVPVDSKQFAEITPVKDPGLAGLLSNGGYSGAVFFQQWFTEHHPDLCSTGPTQCWLEHAAWRFSHDMANDKELYTGISGYFLREYATHAVRDYIIDQMNLLLGWDSPVRIYPVLDAVLMISETREEGSWPEGRLLVVDPCMLEQLHFLVKFQESVRPQLINYKHVRKLLLTVEHSGRHLVTDGRAILGICGDTLPTFSICADFRGRHGFLKVNRNKVCSFADGRFSSTTYQAKLVQLEELLLETDLDRMKSYFLFKIVVSLVHHSQQRKHGCTVVLDLNEVPVPISGQTLSPPLDLRKPYMLKMVKSLAKVDGALHIGADMHLHGFACLLDGRSFPGEDLARGARYNSALRFTAEHANIIVVVVSSDRPVSVIHQGLDVHGVCSWEQKGGCIYNLDRLDYWVGL
- the dnaG gene encoding DNA primase; this encodes MSLSFSRDQIKASVKEAADIVQVIGEHVELKRAGARFTGCCPFHNEKTPSFSVNPQGQFYHCFGCGEHGDVFSFVMKFHHMDFPDALKMLAQKYGIELPERQLSPSEQAHLRQRDALYQANEEAVLVYQQCLRHPKWGRDARAYLERRGVPQEFIERYRLGYAPHPDQVGWSYLFEQLRAKGVDAEILEQVGLAVRKDRGGHYDRFRSRILFPITDMTGRVVAFGGRILGEGNPKYMNSPESPIFEKNRLLFGLQPHRQAIRQARRALVVEGNFDLLSLVVHGIENVVAPLGTALTRNHIHSLRSYADEVVLLFDADAAGLKAAMRSIPFLLAERVDGRVALLPAGHDPDSFVREQGAAAVEGLVASARPLAEFSFDTLVGEHGLTLSGKNRIVGELQLLLKDAADLEQRELMIAHFSEKLGVSPGYFRGQSARMVQHPVTEGKPTAVVSRPLATRDKQLLDFLILHPEHYQQLQDAGMGEVVTHPLAQEVFAHIAGAAQSSVCQPEDLLMRIEHEGVQNYIVELLTALPPPPEGEDGESDQLMVKELLCWLRIERQRRDGAHLQQRIAEAERGGDLGLLMELLREKQVLERKRQSF